A single window of Nocardia higoensis DNA harbors:
- the eno gene encoding phosphopyruvate hydratase encodes MAIIEQVGAREILDSRGNPTVEVEIALDDGTLTRAAVPSGASTGEHEAVELRDGGDRYLGKGVLKAVEGVLDEIAPAVIGLDAVEQRTVDQVLLDLDGTPDKSRLGANALLGVSLAVARAAAESSGLELFRYLGGPNAHVLPVPMMNILNGGAHADTGVDVQEFMVAPIGAPTFKESLRWGAEVYHALKAVLKSKGLSTGLGDEGGFAPDVAGTREALDLIGEAIAKTGLKLGTDVALALDVAATEFYTSGSGYKFEGTVRSAEEMAQFYAELLTAYPLVSIEDPLSEDDWDGWVALTDQIGDKIQLVGDDLFVTNPERLEDGIAKGAANALLVKVNQIGTLTETLDAVELAHRSGYKTMMSHRSGETEDTTIADLAVAVGSGQIKTGAPARSERVAKYNQLLRIEDALGDSARYAGDVAFPRFVFEG; translated from the coding sequence GTGGCCATCATCGAACAGGTCGGAGCGCGCGAAATCCTGGATTCCCGCGGAAATCCCACCGTCGAGGTCGAGATCGCCCTCGACGACGGCACCCTGACCAGGGCCGCGGTGCCGTCCGGCGCCTCCACCGGCGAGCACGAGGCCGTCGAGCTGCGTGACGGCGGCGACCGGTACCTCGGCAAGGGCGTGCTCAAGGCTGTCGAGGGCGTCCTCGACGAGATCGCGCCCGCCGTCATCGGCCTGGACGCGGTCGAGCAGCGCACCGTCGACCAGGTTCTGCTCGACCTTGACGGCACCCCCGACAAGTCGCGTCTGGGCGCCAACGCCCTGCTGGGCGTCTCGCTCGCGGTGGCGCGCGCGGCCGCGGAGTCCTCGGGCCTGGAGCTGTTCCGCTACCTGGGCGGTCCGAACGCCCACGTGCTTCCCGTCCCGATGATGAACATCCTCAACGGTGGCGCGCACGCCGACACCGGCGTCGACGTCCAGGAGTTCATGGTCGCGCCCATCGGCGCGCCGACCTTCAAGGAGTCGCTGCGCTGGGGCGCGGAGGTGTACCACGCGCTGAAGGCCGTGCTGAAGTCGAAGGGCCTGTCCACCGGCCTGGGCGACGAGGGCGGCTTCGCCCCCGACGTCGCGGGCACCCGTGAGGCGCTCGACCTGATCGGCGAGGCGATCGCCAAGACCGGCCTGAAGCTGGGCACCGATGTCGCGCTGGCGCTCGACGTCGCCGCCACCGAGTTCTACACCTCGGGCAGCGGCTACAAGTTCGAGGGCACCGTTCGTTCCGCCGAGGAGATGGCGCAGTTCTACGCCGAGCTGCTCACCGCCTACCCGCTGGTCTCCATCGAGGACCCGCTGTCGGAGGACGACTGGGACGGCTGGGTCGCGCTCACCGATCAGATCGGCGACAAGATCCAGCTGGTCGGCGACGACCTGTTCGTCACCAACCCCGAGCGCCTCGAGGACGGCATCGCCAAGGGCGCGGCCAACGCGCTGCTGGTGAAGGTCAACCAGATCGGCACGCTGACCGAGACCCTCGACGCCGTCGAGCTCGCGCACCGTAGCGGCTACAAGACGATGATGTCGCACCGTTCCGGCGAGACCGAGGACACCACCATCGCCGACCTGGCCGTGGCGGTGGGTAGCGGCCAGATCAAGACCGGTGCGCC
- a CDS encoding lytic murein transglycosylase → MSKNSGVLIVTAALTAAVVAGCGVGQPPIPEGIPPGPGTPLPVIDVDAPGRAALQLRTWAEEQSGALRIPTVALEAYGYAAAVMAVSRPACGIAWTTLAGIASVESRHGTHRDAELHDDGMVRPPIIGIALDGAPGVATIADTDGGALDGDPVHDRAVGPLQFIPETWQRWAVDANGDGVLDPQSIDDAALTAARYLCVSGGDLTSKGGWQQAVLTYNQSTSYLNTVRHRAAAYSVGRRV, encoded by the coding sequence TTGTCGAAGAATTCCGGCGTTCTGATCGTCACAGCCGCACTGACGGCCGCCGTGGTCGCCGGATGCGGTGTGGGTCAGCCGCCGATTCCGGAAGGCATCCCGCCGGGGCCGGGGACGCCGCTGCCCGTCATCGATGTGGATGCGCCCGGGCGCGCCGCTCTGCAACTGCGCACCTGGGCCGAGGAGCAGTCCGGCGCGCTGCGCATCCCGACCGTCGCGCTGGAGGCCTACGGCTACGCCGCGGCGGTCATGGCGGTCTCCCGGCCGGCATGCGGGATCGCCTGGACCACGCTGGCGGGCATCGCCAGCGTGGAGAGCAGACACGGCACCCACCGCGACGCCGAACTCCACGACGACGGCATGGTGCGCCCGCCCATCATCGGCATCGCCCTGGACGGCGCTCCCGGCGTGGCGACCATCGCCGACACCGACGGCGGCGCCCTCGACGGCGACCCGGTGCACGACCGGGCGGTCGGGCCGCTGCAGTTCATTCCGGAGACCTGGCAGCGCTGGGCGGTCGACGCCAACGGCGACGGCGTGCTCGATCCACAGAGCATCGACGACGCCGCCCTGACCGCCGCCCGCTATCTGTGCGTCAGCGGTGGCGACCTCACCTCGAAGGGCGGTTGGCAACAGGCGGTGCTCACCTACAACCAGTCGACGAGCTACCTGAACACCGTCCGCCACCGCGCCGCGGCCTACAGCGTCGGCCGCCGCGTGTGA
- a CDS encoding TauD/TfdA family dioxygenase, translated as MKSVLPERKTLHPSNLERRELSPAAAHAVRALADEISDTLTRLPELPERSRTLTDPALIDLVDEHLGELPGEVRAAVGPPEGTAGAAILGTLPVSEAKLGATPHDWRDAARQAGKPGHRESLSLDIAVLLLARCAGEPFGWAGQQAGRLINNILPTPGHELEQSGASSKTLLSPHTEDAFHPDRANLLLLACLRNPDAVGTTVSSVLLTELAERDRALLAAPTVPILPDVSYGDAHLGHPAPPLPTLWHEGGNGTDTTHPTLRYDPAYTPLDDADPAFRAAYARLGAELERVCVTVALAPGELLLVDNDVAVHGRVPFTARYDGTDRWLKRVNIRVPDRKRRRAEADENGYGQHTVAPFGRAPSGRASFGRTSFGGAPFGARTGRAEAERETTPDGRGRREHS; from the coding sequence GTGAAAAGCGTTCTCCCCGAACGTAAGACGCTTCACCCCTCGAACTTGGAACGCCGCGAGCTCTCCCCGGCCGCCGCGCACGCCGTGCGCGCGCTGGCCGACGAGATTTCCGACACACTGACCCGATTACCCGAGCTTCCCGAGCGCAGCCGGACACTCACCGATCCGGCGCTGATCGACCTGGTGGACGAACACCTCGGCGAACTGCCGGGGGAAGTGCGTGCCGCCGTCGGTCCCCCCGAGGGCACGGCCGGAGCGGCGATCCTCGGCACACTACCGGTATCCGAAGCGAAATTGGGTGCCACACCGCATGATTGGCGCGATGCCGCCCGGCAGGCGGGCAAGCCGGGGCATCGGGAATCGCTGAGCCTGGACATCGCGGTGCTGCTGCTGGCCCGGTGCGCGGGCGAGCCGTTCGGCTGGGCGGGGCAGCAGGCGGGCCGGTTGATCAACAACATCCTGCCCACCCCCGGCCACGAGCTCGAGCAGTCGGGGGCGAGCAGCAAGACGCTGCTCAGCCCGCACACCGAGGACGCCTTCCACCCGGATCGGGCGAATCTGCTGCTCCTGGCATGCCTGCGCAATCCCGATGCGGTCGGCACCACGGTGTCCTCGGTTCTGCTGACCGAACTCGCGGAGAGGGACCGGGCGCTGCTGGCCGCCCCGACGGTGCCGATCCTGCCGGATGTCTCCTACGGCGACGCCCACCTCGGCCACCCGGCCCCGCCTCTGCCGACGCTGTGGCACGAGGGCGGGAACGGCACGGACACAACGCATCCCACTCTGCGCTACGATCCCGCCTACACGCCGCTCGACGACGCGGACCCGGCCTTCCGCGCCGCCTACGCCCGCTTGGGCGCGGAGCTGGAACGGGTCTGCGTCACCGTCGCGCTGGCGCCGGGCGAACTGCTGCTGGTGGACAACGATGTCGCCGTGCACGGCCGGGTACCGTTCACCGCGCGATACGACGGCACCGACCGGTGGCTCAAGCGGGTCAACATCCGTGTGCCGGATCGCAAGCGCCGCAGGGCCGAAGCCGACGAGAATGGCTACGGGCAGCACACCGTTGCCCCCTTCGGACGAGCCCCCTCCGGACGAGCTTCCTTCGGACGAACCTCGTTCGGAGGAGCCCCGTTCGGGGCGCGGACGGGCCGGGCGGAAGCAGAGCGGGAAACGACACCTGATGGACGAGGACGCCGTGAACACTCGTGA
- a CDS encoding ornithine cyclodeaminase family protein has protein sequence MDEDAVNTRDRSTPLRVLSRSDLADVPITPGEVVRAVEDAYLAFAAGDSDNPRKLSVANPDGWSVAYAMLGRDGRRRVVAMKTSYKFDPGHDRSTKRYYTTITLYDDTTGAPIAMMDCARVGALRTPAVSALLVRETVRRGAESVLLIGTGTQGRNALPHLLAANPHLRKLMVYGTHPEGLAAVHRHLAEYDRQAVLETVDDPRAAAAVADVVLATAGPGTEVAIEADDLAPGSTAVLVGYGLAPSALVEADRVIATSAEQMRLTGTDMAGPDGRLRDADAELARILDRRAVGRRGDEEKIFVYNSGLVLTDIAVAHALAELAISQGRGTEVALWD, from the coding sequence ATGGACGAGGACGCCGTGAACACTCGTGACCGAAGCACGCCGCTGCGCGTGCTCAGCCGCAGCGATCTGGCCGATGTGCCGATCACTCCGGGCGAGGTGGTCCGCGCCGTCGAGGACGCGTATCTGGCCTTCGCGGCCGGAGATTCGGACAACCCACGCAAGCTGAGCGTGGCGAATCCGGACGGCTGGTCGGTCGCCTACGCCATGCTCGGCCGCGACGGCAGGCGGCGGGTGGTCGCCATGAAGACCAGCTACAAGTTCGATCCGGGGCATGACCGCAGCACCAAGCGTTACTACACGACCATCACGCTCTACGACGACACCACCGGCGCGCCCATCGCCATGATGGACTGCGCGCGCGTCGGCGCCTTGCGCACGCCCGCGGTGTCGGCGCTGCTGGTGCGCGAGACCGTCCGGCGCGGCGCCGAGAGCGTGCTGCTGATCGGCACCGGAACACAGGGCCGCAACGCGCTGCCGCACCTGCTGGCGGCGAATCCGCACCTGCGCAAGCTGATGGTGTACGGCACCCACCCCGAAGGACTCGCGGCGGTGCATCGTCACCTGGCCGAATACGACCGGCAGGCGGTGCTCGAGACCGTCGACGATCCGCGGGCGGCGGCCGCGGTCGCGGACGTGGTGCTGGCCACGGCCGGGCCGGGTACCGAGGTCGCGATCGAGGCCGATGATCTCGCGCCCGGGTCGACCGCCGTGCTGGTCGGTTACGGACTCGCGCCCTCCGCGCTGGTGGAGGCCGACCGGGTGATCGCCACCAGCGCCGAGCAGATGCGCCTGACCGGCACCGACATGGCCGGGCCGGACGGCAGGCTGCGCGACGCCGACGCCGAACTGGCACGCATCCTCGACCGGCGCGCGGTCGGCCGGCGCGGCGACGAGGAGAAGATCTTCGTCTACAACAGCGGCCTGGTGCTCACCGATATCGCCGTCGCGCACGCCCTCGCCGAACTCGCCATCTCGCAGGGGCGCGGCACGGAGGTCGCGCTGTGGGACTAG
- a CDS encoding alanine racemase, whose amino-acid sequence MPAHLDPWEQRVLTDPDLLGDIAFAVGTPFHLMYPARVRGNIAEFQQAFDRAGVDGVVYYGKKANKAACVARACAEQGAGIDVSSVGELTAALAHGVRGDELMVTGPAKSAELLWLAARHGASIAIDALDELDRLLDSGITARVLLRALPEGSSSRFGMTGAELDRAVELLAGDTAVRLEGFSFHLSGYDAAARAVLAAELIGRCVRARELGHAITTLSIGGGFGVDYLSADAWARFTAQARASWFHAGTSFGSYYPYHFPVPGAAMLTAILAHRGPGGDDLAKTLRDNGIRMAVEPGRALLAHAGSTVFGVRGAKTRHAHGSPYRLLTVDGTSLSLSEQWFDSEYLPDPLLWPPRRDTRETPTSVGAATCLESDMVSRRRIPLPRPAEPGDLLVYPNTAGYQMDSNESAFHDLPLPPKVVLHETDGDTLRWALDAR is encoded by the coding sequence ATGCCCGCGCATCTGGACCCGTGGGAGCAGCGGGTGCTCACCGACCCGGATCTGTTGGGCGACATCGCTTTCGCGGTCGGTACTCCGTTCCACCTGATGTATCCGGCACGGGTGCGAGGCAATATCGCCGAGTTCCAGCAGGCCTTCGACCGGGCGGGCGTGGACGGCGTCGTCTACTACGGCAAGAAGGCCAACAAGGCGGCGTGTGTGGCACGGGCGTGCGCGGAGCAGGGCGCGGGCATCGATGTCTCCAGCGTCGGCGAGCTGACGGCGGCACTGGCGCACGGGGTGCGCGGTGACGAGCTGATGGTCACCGGCCCCGCCAAGTCCGCGGAGCTGCTGTGGCTGGCGGCGCGGCACGGCGCGTCGATCGCGATCGACGCGCTCGACGAACTGGATCGACTGCTGGACTCCGGGATCACGGCACGGGTACTCCTGCGCGCGCTGCCGGAGGGGTCGAGCAGTCGATTCGGCATGACCGGCGCGGAACTCGATCGGGCGGTCGAGCTGCTCGCCGGTGATACCGCGGTCCGCCTGGAAGGGTTCAGTTTCCACCTGTCCGGCTACGACGCGGCCGCTCGTGCGGTGCTGGCCGCCGAGCTGATCGGACGGTGTGTCCGGGCGCGCGAACTCGGCCACGCGATCACCACGCTGTCCATCGGCGGCGGATTCGGCGTGGACTATCTCTCCGCCGACGCCTGGGCCCGGTTCACCGCACAGGCCCGGGCGAGCTGGTTCCACGCGGGCACGTCCTTCGGCTCGTACTACCCGTATCACTTCCCGGTCCCCGGCGCGGCCATGCTCACGGCGATCCTGGCCCACCGCGGTCCGGGCGGCGACGATCTGGCGAAGACACTGCGCGACAACGGCATCCGTATGGCCGTCGAGCCGGGCCGGGCACTGCTCGCGCACGCGGGCAGCACGGTCTTCGGAGTGCGCGGCGCCAAGACCCGCCACGCGCACGGCAGTCCCTACCGGCTGCTGACCGTGGACGGCACCAGCCTGAGCCTGTCCGAACAGTGGTTCGACAGCGAATACCTGCCCGACCCGCTGCTGTGGCCGCCCCGCCGGGACACCCGCGAGACGCCGACCAGCGTCGGGGCCGCGACTTGCCTGGAATCGGACATGGTGAGCCGGCGACGCATCCCGCTGCCGCGCCCCGCCGAACCAGGCGACCTGCTGGTCTACCCGAATACCGCCGGCTACCAGATGGACTCCAACGAGTCCGCTTTCCACGATCTACCCCTCCCGCCGAAGGTCGTGCTGCACGAGACCGACGGCGACACGTTGCGCTGGGCTCTCGACGCCCGCTGA
- a CDS encoding PLP-dependent cysteine synthase family protein, whose amino-acid sequence MPLVTRVTDLIGRTPLFELAATGSGTRLLLKLEQFNPTGAAKIRMAREMVLDAERRGLLEDGGHIIESTSGNTGLGLAVVAAERGYRFTAIVDHHACKDKLRAMRAMGAELVYVADDGDDNLATSAREDLAEAMAAAQVGAYFTEQHNNDANAIGYYPVAEELLEDVERVDILLSAVGTGGSLFGTATRLRELGCPPRVIGVEPVGSIAFGGPGGPYWQSGTGTPPGATIGTAVDYSLLDEGVKVSDVDAFATARAVAAELGLMIGGSAGGSVFVGLERLEQFPPGSTVVTIVCDGGEKYLDTVFDDRWMGERGLLDPAAEERVRAMVRRYAPAARRTDMADAR is encoded by the coding sequence ATGCCGCTCGTCACGCGTGTGACCGACCTGATCGGCCGCACCCCCTTGTTCGAACTCGCCGCCACCGGCTCCGGCACCCGGTTGCTGCTCAAACTCGAGCAGTTCAACCCGACCGGCGCGGCCAAGATCCGGATGGCGCGCGAGATGGTGCTCGATGCGGAGCGTCGCGGATTGCTGGAAGATGGCGGACATATCATCGAGTCCACGTCCGGCAACACCGGGCTCGGCCTGGCGGTGGTAGCCGCCGAACGTGGGTACCGCTTCACCGCGATAGTCGACCACCACGCCTGTAAGGACAAACTGCGCGCGATGCGAGCGATGGGTGCGGAGCTGGTGTACGTCGCCGACGACGGCGACGACAACCTGGCGACCTCGGCCAGGGAGGACCTGGCCGAGGCGATGGCGGCCGCGCAGGTGGGCGCCTACTTCACCGAGCAGCACAACAACGACGCCAACGCGATCGGCTACTACCCGGTCGCCGAGGAATTGCTGGAGGATGTCGAGCGGGTCGATATCCTGCTTTCGGCAGTCGGCACCGGAGGGTCGCTGTTCGGCACCGCGACCCGGCTGCGCGAACTGGGTTGCCCCCCGCGGGTGATCGGCGTGGAGCCGGTGGGCTCGATCGCCTTCGGCGGGCCGGGCGGTCCGTACTGGCAGTCCGGCACCGGCACGCCGCCGGGCGCGACCATCGGTACCGCCGTGGACTATTCGCTGCTCGACGAGGGCGTGAAGGTCTCCGATGTCGACGCCTTCGCCACCGCCCGCGCGGTCGCCGCGGAACTGGGCCTGATGATCGGCGGCTCGGCGGGCGGCTCGGTCTTCGTCGGCCTGGAACGGCTCGAGCAGTTCCCGCCGGGTTCGACGGTGGTCACCATCGTCTGCGACGGCGGCGAGAAGTACCTCGACACCGTCTTCGACGACCGCTGGATGGGCGAGCGCGGGTTGCTCGATCCGGCCGCCGAGGAACGGGTGCGCGCCATGGTGCGCCGGTACGCGCCCGCCGCCCGGCGAACCGACATGGCGGACGCCCGATGA
- a CDS encoding MATE family efflux transporter, translating into MTLAAFTPEGRRLAALATPIALTQLAQVAVSTTNIALMGTLGVREVAAGGLALVLFNQIRTMGVGLITGTGNRVAAAVGGASKRGESAEREVREIVRAGILVATVAGLLGGALLIGLGWSLPWLGQDAGVLADARPLMVALAPGLLPCLWFQVLRQYTVGMQRPQALLTVTLGSIVLNLVLALTFMHGWAGLPALGLTGIGVATSLVFLITFGVFWAMVRRDDDLAPMLSLRPWPVRRATVASELRLGTPIALTYGSEAGMFSVLALVMGTLGPAALAAHNVVYQIIYIVFQVAIGISHGASILVSRAVARDEHRLARGLAWLALRYAGVVAVVTGAAYMLAPQLVLRPFLADDDIAGLEVARTLLLIGIVLQFFDAAQNIGTGLLRGLQETGAGFRLSVIGYWGVGLPSALLLALPLGLGAAGVWWGLTAGLAATAVLMLRRYFALLDDLARPRLRRVPQTMTG; encoded by the coding sequence ATGACTCTCGCAGCGTTCACCCCGGAGGGGCGCCGGTTGGCCGCGTTGGCCACGCCGATCGCGCTCACCCAGCTGGCGCAGGTCGCCGTCTCCACCACCAATATCGCGCTCATGGGAACGCTCGGCGTCCGCGAAGTCGCGGCGGGCGGTCTGGCGCTGGTGCTGTTCAACCAGATCCGCACCATGGGCGTCGGCCTGATCACCGGCACCGGCAATCGTGTCGCCGCGGCGGTCGGCGGCGCGAGCAAGCGGGGGGAATCGGCGGAGCGGGAGGTGCGCGAGATCGTGCGCGCCGGCATCCTCGTCGCCACCGTGGCCGGTCTGCTCGGCGGCGCGCTGCTGATCGGACTCGGCTGGTCGTTGCCGTGGCTCGGCCAGGACGCGGGCGTGCTCGCCGACGCGCGCCCGCTCATGGTCGCGCTCGCGCCCGGCCTGCTGCCGTGCCTGTGGTTCCAGGTGCTGCGCCAGTACACCGTCGGGATGCAGCGGCCGCAGGCCCTGCTGACGGTGACACTCGGCTCGATCGTGCTGAATCTGGTGCTCGCGCTGACCTTCATGCACGGCTGGGCGGGCCTGCCCGCGCTGGGCCTGACCGGCATCGGCGTCGCGACGTCGCTGGTCTTCCTGATCACTTTCGGCGTCTTCTGGGCGATGGTGCGGCGCGACGACGATCTGGCGCCGATGCTGTCGCTGCGGCCGTGGCCGGTCCGGCGCGCCACCGTCGCATCGGAGCTGCGGCTCGGCACACCGATCGCGCTGACCTACGGGTCCGAGGCGGGCATGTTCTCGGTGCTGGCGCTGGTCATGGGCACCCTCGGCCCGGCCGCGCTGGCCGCCCACAATGTCGTCTACCAGATCATCTACATCGTGTTCCAGGTCGCCATCGGTATCTCGCACGGCGCCTCCATCCTGGTCAGCCGGGCCGTGGCACGCGACGAGCACCGACTGGCTAGGGGATTGGCCTGGCTGGCGCTGCGTTACGCGGGCGTGGTCGCCGTGGTGACCGGCGCGGCGTACATGCTCGCGCCACAACTGGTACTGCGGCCGTTCCTGGCCGACGACGACATCGCCGGGCTGGAGGTCGCGCGCACCCTGCTGCTCATCGGGATCGTGCTGCAGTTCTTCGACGCCGCCCAGAACATCGGCACCGGCCTGCTGCGCGGATTGCAGGAGACCGGCGCGGGTTTCCGGCTCTCGGTGATCGGTTACTGGGGCGTCGGCCTGCCGAGCGCGCTGCTGCTCGCGCTGCCGCTGGGTCTGGGCGCGGCGGGTGTCTGGTGGGGTCTGACGGCAGGTCTCGCGGCGACCGCCGTGCTCATGCTGCGACGCTACTTCGCCCTGCTCGACGACCTGGCCCGGCCACGGCTGCGGCGGGTGCCGCAGACCATGACCGGGTAG
- a CDS encoding TerD family protein, with protein sequence MSVTLAKGGNVSLSKQAPNLTKVAVGLGWDVRTTTGADYDLDASALACGPNLKVLSDLHFVFYNNLRSPEGTIEHTGDNLTGEGDGDDEVINIDLAATPPSITNIFFAVSIHDADARGQSFGQIRNASIRVVDLNSNAELARYDLSEDASTETAMIFGELYRHNGEWKFRAIGQGYASGLAGIARDYGVNV encoded by the coding sequence ATGAGCGTCACACTGGCCAAGGGCGGCAACGTCTCGCTGTCGAAGCAGGCCCCGAATCTGACGAAGGTCGCGGTCGGCCTGGGTTGGGATGTGCGCACCACGACCGGTGCGGACTACGATCTCGACGCCAGCGCCCTGGCATGCGGACCCAACCTGAAGGTGCTCTCGGATCTGCACTTCGTCTTCTACAACAATCTGCGGTCCCCGGAGGGCACCATCGAGCACACCGGTGACAACCTCACCGGTGAGGGTGACGGCGACGACGAGGTGATCAATATCGATCTGGCGGCCACCCCGCCGTCGATCACCAACATCTTCTTCGCCGTCTCCATCCACGACGCCGACGCGCGGGGCCAGTCCTTCGGGCAGATCCGCAACGCCTCCATCCGCGTCGTCGATCTCAACAGCAATGCCGAACTGGCCCGCTACGACCTGTCCGAGGACGCCTCCACCGAGACCGCGATGATCTTCGGCGAGCTCTACCGGCACAACGGCGAGTGGAAGTTCCGCGCCATCGGCCAGGGCTACGCCTCCGGTCTCGCCGGCATCGCCCGCGACTACGGCGTGAACGTCTGA
- a CDS encoding stealth family protein produces the protein MVYRPSGAQGPTGPVAGNLVYSQAVVADLIWLREQFDAAGVPFLLIRDRDHRLILAADASHREITDRLTAAAQAAGFLCDTVSCGVLRLGRDLDPAHHIELELWEYHGDTVSCPRPNALTRTVFDLADVEFADISLFDHQWPTLAGMFAPHAGDVDFDIDIVFSWVDGSDPELRARRAGMMAQVVVGEGDDADARIRQIDELRFALRSVHKNAPWIRRIFIATDSRPPAWLAEHPKVTIVRAVDHFADVSGLPTFNSHAVESQLQHIDGLSEYFLYSNDDMFIARPVRPSMFFTPGGISRFVEADLRIGPGVSNERRSGYENAARVNRALLAERFGHLITRHLEHTPVPLRRSVLREMEARFPEDFARTSHSRFRSATDISVTNSLYHYYALFTGRAVPQETVRFRYVDTTLRRGLALLDDLAERRDLDFFCLNDSSFPEIPESERVREVSRFLADYFPDPAPWERVSEPARHQRVEPTAGAA, from the coding sequence ATGGTGTACCGACCGTCGGGAGCACAGGGTCCGACCGGCCCCGTAGCGGGCAATCTCGTGTATTCGCAAGCGGTGGTGGCGGATCTGATCTGGCTGCGCGAGCAGTTCGACGCCGCGGGCGTGCCGTTCCTGCTGATACGCGACCGGGACCACCGGCTGATCCTGGCCGCCGACGCATCTCACCGGGAGATCACCGACCGGCTGACCGCGGCCGCGCAGGCCGCCGGCTTCCTCTGCGACACCGTGTCCTGCGGGGTACTGCGCCTCGGCCGCGATCTCGACCCGGCCCACCACATCGAGCTGGAACTGTGGGAGTACCACGGCGACACCGTGTCCTGCCCGCGCCCGAACGCCCTGACCCGCACCGTATTCGACCTGGCCGATGTGGAGTTCGCCGACATCTCCCTGTTCGATCACCAGTGGCCCACGCTGGCGGGCATGTTCGCACCGCACGCCGGCGACGTCGATTTCGACATCGACATCGTGTTCTCCTGGGTGGACGGCTCCGATCCGGAATTGCGCGCCCGCCGGGCCGGAATGATGGCGCAGGTGGTCGTCGGCGAGGGCGACGACGCCGATGCCAGGATCCGCCAGATCGACGAACTCCGTTTCGCACTGCGCTCCGTGCACAAGAACGCGCCGTGGATCCGGCGCATCTTCATCGCCACCGATTCCCGCCCGCCCGCCTGGCTGGCCGAGCACCCGAAGGTGACGATCGTGCGCGCGGTCGACCACTTCGCCGACGTCTCCGGCCTGCCCACCTTCAATTCCCATGCCGTCGAGAGCCAGCTACAGCACATCGACGGGCTCAGCGAGTATTTCCTCTACTCCAACGACGACATGTTCATCGCCCGCCCGGTGCGGCCGTCGATGTTCTTCACTCCCGGCGGCATCAGTCGTTTCGTGGAGGCCGATCTGCGCATCGGGCCGGGGGTGAGCAACGAGCGGCGCAGCGGCTACGAGAACGCGGCCAGAGTGAACCGGGCGCTGCTGGCGGAGCGGTTCGGCCACCTGATCACCCGCCATCTCGAGCACACGCCGGTCCCGTTGCGGCGCAGTGTGCTGCGTGAGATGGAAGCGCGCTTCCCCGAGGATTTCGCCCGCACCAGCCACAGCCGATTCCGCTCCGCCACCGACATCTCGGTGACCAACTCGCTCTACCACTACTATGCGCTGTTCACCGGCCGCGCGGTGCCGCAGGAGACCGTGCGCTTCCGCTATGTCGACACCACCCTGCGCCGCGGCCTGGCCCTGCTCGACGATCTCGCCGAACGCCGCGATCTGGACTTCTTCTGCCTCAACGACAGCAGTTTCCCGGAGATCCCGGAATCGGAACGGGTGCGCGAGGTCTCGCGGTTCCTCGCGGACTACTTCCCGGATCCGGCGCCGTGGGAGCGCGTCAGCGAACCGGCTCGTCACCAGCGTGTGGAGCCGACTGCCGGCGCCGCATAA